A window from Chroicocephalus ridibundus chromosome 11, bChrRid1.1, whole genome shotgun sequence encodes these proteins:
- the LOC134521753 gene encoding protocadherin gamma-A2-like, whose amino-acid sequence MFAAGRQWVRRARALMCCVMVAAWEVAWGQLRYSVPEEMPKGSFVGDVAKDLALDLPMLQDRGVRLVSEGKTQYFALHGKSGHLVTVERIDREQLCRLLEKCVLRCEVIIEGEMKVHGIEVEITDINDNAPSFLEKETELIMSEMTAPGSRFPLSEAHDPDVGRNSLQRYELSGDEHFSLSMQTGPGGDQRPELVLAKALDREEAAFHELVLRASDGGEPSRTGTARIRVAVLDANDNAPAFSQAEYTVRVAEDVPVGSVLLTVTATDADEGIYGDVKYSLKKVTDVGSQIFHLDLETGAITLIRSLDFEEGDSYELEVQARDGGGLFDTAKVIITVTDVNDNMPEISVRSALSEISEDAPPGTVVALLHVQDRDSGPNGQVRCSIAESLPFRLEKTFEDYYRVVTARELDREAVSEYNVTVRASDGGSPSLWSSAVLSLRVLDVNDNAPVFAEARYSARVAENNAAGALVLTVRAADADWGQNARVRYRLWEGRVRGAPLSSYVSVHAETGALYALRSFDYEEVREVGLWVRAEDGGAPSLSSNVSVRLVIVDENDNAPQVLYPPPASGAGWAGVELAPRSAEPGALVAKVVAVDADAGQNAWLSYELAKATEPALFRVGLHSGEVRTARVPLSRDAARQSLVVVVKDHGRPALSATATLTVVLAESVGELLSELGSAAAAAAAGEPSVSLTRWLVLAVAAVSCLFLAFLLLLLALRLRRWRRSQLLAAGSGALRGVPASHFVGIDGVRAFLHSYSHEVSLTADSRKSQLRFSGGSCCDTLPARPPPDEPAPLLAEDADGARRADPAAPPVSSCRMRFRYKEGKASFQQHAVWWCLFLRGGERGLIAQR is encoded by the coding sequence ATGTTTGCGGCGGGGAGGCAATGGGTTCGGCGGGCTCGAGCCCTGATGTGCTGCGTCATGGTGGCAGCGTGGGAGGTGGCGTGGGGCCAGCTGCGCTACTCGGTTCCCGAGGAGATGCCGAAGGGCTCGTTCGTGGGCGACGTGGCCAAAGACCTGGCGCTGGACCTGCCGATGCTCCAAGACCGCGGCGTCCGCCTAGTTTCCGAAGGTAAGACGCAGTATTTCGCCCTGCACGGGAAGTCGGGACATTTAGTGACTGTGGAGAGGATagacagagagcagctgtgccGGCTACTGGAGAAATGCGTGCTGCGCTGTGAGGTGATAATAGAGGGAGAAATGAAGGTTCATGGAATTGAAGTGGAAATCACGGACATTAACGACAACGCCCCCAGCTTCctagagaaagaaacagagttgATAATGAGCGAGATGACAGCCCCGGGCTCTCGGTTTCCCCTGTCCGAGGCTCACGACCCGGACGTGGGACGGAATTCCCTGCAGAGGTACGAGCTGAGCGGTGACGAGCACTTCTCGCTGTCCATGCAGACGGGTCCCGGCGGGGACCAGCGTCCCGAGCTGGTGCTGGCGAAggcgctggaccgggaggaggCGGCCTTTCACGAGCTGGTGCTGAGGGCGAGCGACGGCGGCGAGCCGTCGCGGACGGGCACGGCGCGGATCCGCGTGGCGGTGCTGGACGCCAACGACAACGCTCCCGCGTTCAGCCAGGCGGAGTACACGGTGCGTGTGGCGGAGGACGTGCCCGTGGGCTCCGTCCTGCTCACCGTCACGGCCACCGACGCCGACGAAGGGATATACGGCGACGTGAAATACTCGTTGAAGAAAGTGACGGACGTGGGATCCCAGATTTTCCATCTGGATTTAGAGACGGGAGCGATCACGCTGATAAGAAGCCTGGACTTCGAGGAAGGCGATTCATACGAACTGGAGGTACAGGCAAGAGACGGTGGGGGCCTTTTTGACACTGCAAAAGTCATAATCACGGTGACAGACGTGAATGACAATATGCCTGAGATTTCGGTGCGGTCGGCGCTGAGCGAGATCTCTGAGGACGCCCCGCCGGGGACGGTGGTGGCCCTGCTGCACGTGCAGGACCGCGACTCGGGCCCCAACGGCCAGGTGCGGTGCAGCATCGCCGAGAGCCTCCCGTTCCGTCTGGAGAAGACTTTTGAGGACTACTACCGCGTGGTAACAGCGCGGGAGCTGGACCGTGAGGCGGTGTCAGAGTACAACGTGACGGTGCGGGCGTCGGACGGCGGTTCGCCGTCGCTGTGGAGCAGCGCGGTGCTGTCGCTGCGGGtgctggacgtgaacgacaacgcgccggtgtTCGCGGAGGCGCGGTACAGCGCGCGGGTGGCcgagaacaacgcggcgggcgcgctGGTGCTGACGGTGCGGGCGGCGGACGCGGACTGGGGTCAGAACGCGCGCGTGCGGTACCGGCTGTGGGAGGGGCGCGTGCGGGGCGCGCCGCTGTCGTCGTACGTGTCGGTGCACGCGGAGACGGGCGCGCTGTACGCGCTGCGCTCCTTCGACTACGAGGAGGTGCGCgaggtggggctgtgggtgcgggCGGAGGACGGCGGCGCGCCGTCGCTGAGCAGCAACGTGTCGGTGCGCCTGGTGATCgtggacgagaacgacaacgcgccgcagGTGCTGTACCCGCCGCCGGCGTCGGGCGCGGGCTGGGCGGGCGTGGAGCTGGCGCCGCGGTCGGCGGAGCCCGGGGCGCTGGTGgccaaggtggtggcggtggacgcggacgcgGGGCAGAACGCGTGGCTGTCGTACGAGCTGGCGAAGGCGACGGAGCCGGCgctgttccgcgtggggctgcacagcggcgagGTGCGCACGGCGCGGGTGCCGCTGTCCCGCGACGCGGCGCGGcagagcctggtggtggtggtgaaggaccacgggcgtccggcgctgtcggccacggccacgctgacGGTGGTGCTGGCCGAGAGCGTGGGCGAGCTGCTGTCGGAgctgggcagcgcggcggcggcggcggcggcgggcgagccgTCCGTCAGCCTGAcgcgctggctggtgctggccgtGGCGGCcgtgtcctgcctcttcctcgccttcctgctgctgctgctggcgctgcgccTGCGGCGCTGGCGCCGCTCGCAGCtgctggcggcgggcagcggcgccttGCGCGGCGTCCCGGCCTCGCACTTCGTGGGCATCGACGGCGTCCGCGCCTTCCTGCACTCCTACTCGCACGAGGTGTCGCTCACCGCCGACTCGCGCAAGAGCCAGCTCCGCTTCTCGGGCGGCAGCTGCTGCGACACCCTCccggcgcgcccgccgcccgaCGAGCCCGCGCCGCTGCTCGCCGAGGACGCCGACGGCGCCCGCCGCGCCgaccccgccgctcccccggtgAGTTCCTGTAGGATGAGGTTTCGTTATAAGGAAGGCAAAGCTTCGTTTCAGCAACACGCTGTGTGGTGGTGCCTCTTTCTCCGGGGAGGTGAACGTGGTCTCATTGCTCAGCGTTAG